The following are from one region of the Arcobacter defluvii genome:
- the recA gene encoding recombinase RecA, with protein sequence MDENQKKSLELAIKQIDKTFGKGTLIRLGDKVVVPTETISTGSLGLDLALGVGGLPKGRVIEIYGPESSGKTTLTLHAIAECQKAGGVCAFIDAEHALDVKYAKDIGVDTDNLLVSQPDFGEQALEILETVIRSGAVDLVVIDSVAALTPKVEIDGDMDDQQVGVQARLMSKALRKVTGLLNKMNCTVIFINQIRMKIGMTGYGSPETTTGGNALKFYSSVRLDIRRIATLKQGENSIGNRVKVKVVKNKVAAPFKQAEFDIMFGEGISKTGELVDYGVKLDIVDKAGAWFSYGDSKIGQGRENSKVFLKDNPEIAREIENKILESMGVNDSIISSSSDDLDDTADLDD encoded by the coding sequence ATGGATGAGAATCAAAAAAAATCTTTAGAATTAGCTATCAAACAAATTGATAAAACATTTGGGAAAGGTACACTTATTAGACTTGGTGATAAAGTTGTTGTTCCTACTGAAACAATTAGCACAGGTTCTTTAGGACTTGATTTAGCACTTGGAGTTGGTGGACTTCCTAAAGGTAGAGTTATAGAAATTTATGGGCCAGAAAGTTCAGGAAAAACAACATTAACACTTCATGCAATTGCAGAATGCCAAAAAGCTGGTGGAGTTTGTGCATTTATTGATGCTGAGCATGCTCTTGATGTTAAATATGCAAAAGATATTGGAGTAGATACAGACAATTTACTTGTATCTCAACCAGACTTTGGAGAACAAGCATTAGAAATTCTTGAAACAGTTATTAGAAGTGGTGCAGTTGATTTAGTTGTTATTGACTCTGTTGCAGCTCTTACTCCAAAAGTAGAAATAGATGGAGATATGGATGATCAACAAGTTGGTGTTCAAGCTAGACTTATGAGTAAAGCTTTAAGAAAAGTAACTGGTTTATTAAATAAGATGAATTGTACAGTTATTTTTATCAACCAAATAAGAATGAAAATAGGAATGACTGGATATGGAAGTCCTGAAACAACAACTGGAGGGAATGCCCTAAAATTCTACTCTTCAGTAAGACTTGATATTAGAAGAATTGCTACACTTAAACAAGGTGAAAATTCTATTGGGAATAGAGTAAAAGTAAAAGTTGTAAAAAATAAAGTGGCAGCTCCTTTTAAACAAGCAGAATTTGATATTATGTTTGGAGAAGGTATCTCAAAAACTGGTGAATTAGTTGATTATGGTGTAAAACTTGATATTGTAGATAAAGCTGGTGCTTGGTTTAGTTATGGTGATTCAAAAATTGGACAAGGAAGAGAAAACTCAAAAGTATTCCTAAAAGACAACCCTGAAATAGCACGTGAAATTGAAAATAAAATTCTTGAATCTATGGGAGTTAATGATTCAATCATTAGTAGTAGTTCAGATGATTTAGATGATACAGCTGATTTAGACGACTAA
- the eno gene encoding phosphopyruvate hydratase — MVFIDNIYADEVLDSRGNPTVRATVILSDGTKGSAIVPSGASTGKREALELRDGDNRFLGKGVLNAVENVNTTIANELIGLSPYNQAEVDATMKDIDGTQNYSNLGANAVLGVSMAVARAAANSLQIPLYRYLGGANAMTMPVPMFNIINGGEHANNSVDFQEYMIMPTGFENFNDGLRAVAEIYQNLKKVIDAMGESTAVGDEGGFAPNLKSNEEPIQVIMTAIEKAGYKAGEQISIALDVAASELIDESTKKYVLKGENRELTSAELVEYYADLCSKYPIVSIEDGLSEDDWDGWKILTEKLGSKVQLVGDDLFVTNASIVAEGIKKGIANAVLIKPNQIGSVSETMQTIRLAQRNNYNCIMSHRSGESEDAFIADFAVALNCGQIKTGSTARSDRIAKYNRLLEIGAEIAYSEYLGKQPFSKK, encoded by the coding sequence GTGGTATTTATTGATAATATTTACGCTGATGAAGTATTAGATTCAAGAGGAAACCCAACTGTAAGAGCTACAGTTATATTAAGTGATGGTACAAAAGGTAGTGCAATAGTACCAAGTGGTGCAAGTACAGGAAAAAGAGAAGCTTTAGAATTAAGAGATGGTGATAATAGATTTTTAGGGAAAGGTGTTTTAAATGCAGTTGAGAATGTAAACACTACAATTGCAAATGAATTAATCGGATTAAGCCCTTATAATCAAGCTGAAGTTGATGCAACAATGAAAGATATTGATGGAACACAAAATTACTCAAATTTAGGAGCAAATGCTGTTCTTGGTGTATCTATGGCAGTGGCTAGAGCTGCTGCTAACTCTTTACAAATTCCATTATATAGATATTTAGGTGGAGCAAATGCTATGACTATGCCTGTACCTATGTTTAATATTATTAATGGTGGAGAGCATGCAAATAACTCTGTTGATTTCCAAGAATATATGATTATGCCAACAGGATTTGAAAATTTCAATGATGGATTAAGAGCTGTTGCAGAAATCTATCAAAACTTAAAAAAAGTTATTGATGCAATGGGTGAAAGTACAGCAGTTGGTGATGAAGGTGGATTTGCTCCAAACTTAAAATCAAACGAAGAACCAATTCAAGTTATCATGACAGCTATTGAAAAAGCTGGATATAAAGCTGGTGAACAAATCTCTATTGCATTAGACGTTGCTGCTTCTGAATTAATTGATGAAAGTACAAAAAAATATGTTCTAAAAGGTGAGAATAGAGAATTAACATCAGCTGAATTAGTTGAATACTATGCTGATTTATGTTCTAAATATCCTATCGTTTCTATTGAAGATGGATTAAGTGAAGATGATTGGGATGGATGGAAAATTTTAACTGAAAAATTAGGTTCAAAAGTTCAATTAGTTGGAGATGATTTATTTGTTACAAATGCATCAATTGTTGCTGAAGGAATTAAAAAAGGTATAGCAAATGCTGTATTAATTAAACCAAATCAAATTGGATCAGTTTCTGAAACAATGCAAACAATCAGACTTGCTCAAAGAAATAACTACAATTGTATCATGTCTCATAGATCAGGTGAAAGTGAAGATGCATTTATTGCAGATTTTGCGGTGGCATTAAATTGTGGACAAATAAAAACTGGTTCAACAGCAAGAAGTGACAGAATTGCAAAATACAACAGACTTCTTGAAATTGGAGCTGAAATTGCCTATTCTGAATATTTAGGGAAACAACCTTTCTCTAAAAAATAG
- a CDS encoding AMIN domain-containing protein, which yields MKTLSLFTLTVILAIGLNARENPFEMMNTFEEETGKMIEMNENPVTPEDMQEAQYIREMQQKMSDVNKNKVNDAVNKIVPTIKENKPVQKTYSKQEVDSLLQKTKKQTEQKTKEIVKKELANTKPAEPEQIVYVKPRPDITDDDTLVAKTLLPFLKIEFSDNKLIIHTDYKVSKKFSIIKENKLIIDYKAKVNFNTKKDDLDSKNFKRITVGNHKSEGYFRVALELIDKPSNYNVSYKDDLITISKLN from the coding sequence ATGAAAACTTTATCTTTATTTACATTAACTGTCATTTTAGCAATAGGTTTAAATGCAAGAGAAAATCCATTTGAAATGATGAATACTTTTGAAGAAGAAACTGGGAAGATGATTGAAATGAATGAAAATCCAGTTACACCTGAAGATATGCAAGAAGCTCAATATATAAGAGAAATGCAACAAAAAATGTCAGATGTAAATAAAAATAAAGTTAATGATGCTGTAAATAAAATTGTTCCAACTATAAAAGAAAATAAACCTGTACAAAAAACTTATTCTAAACAAGAAGTGGATTCATTACTTCAAAAAACAAAAAAACAAACTGAACAAAAAACAAAAGAAATTGTAAAAAAAGAACTTGCAAATACTAAACCTGCAGAACCAGAACAAATTGTTTATGTAAAACCTAGACCTGACATAACTGATGATGATACTTTAGTTGCTAAAACCCTTTTACCGTTCCTAAAAATTGAATTTAGTGATAATAAACTAATTATTCATACAGATTACAAAGTTTCTAAAAAATTCTCAATTATAAAAGAAAATAAACTAATTATTGATTATAAAGCAAAAGTAAACTTCAATACAAAAAAAGATGATTTAGATTCAAAAAACTTTAAAAGAATTACTGTAGGAAATCACAAATCAGAAGGATATTTCAGAGTTGCACTTGAATTGATTGATAAACCTTCTAATTACAATGTATCATATAAAGATGATTTAATTACTATCTCTAAACTTAATTAG
- a CDS encoding RNA-binding domain-containing protein, giving the protein MNINLIESQAVEFKQIWKDEYLKTICAFANSEGGVLYIGLNDAAVVLGIENIEELIEILPNKINNRLGLVVDIFQKNLENKNYLEIKVNKTYAPISHNGKFYIRSGSNTIELNGGNLTNFLLKKYGKTWDDVVEERFTLDEIDLKTIEKFKKLAKDRVPDIINEDNLEELLRKLNLYEGNYLKRAAILLFSKNPQQYYIQSHSKIGRFLSETDIQSSDIVEGNLINQVDMILDILRLKYLKAYISYEGVHRREKLEYPYEALREAVINALIHRDYTNTSNLQIRVYDDKLVLYNGATLNPEVPIEKFDKPHQSKPFNPTMASVFYKCGFIENWGKGTINIINECLEYGLPKPTFEYEWEAVRTTFYKRVDRKTINVGINVGVNVGVNVGVNEIYEYIKQNQPIRAKAISNYFPQITQRTIERYIKQLKDENKIEFRGIPKTGGYFAK; this is encoded by the coding sequence GTGAATATTAATCTTATAGAATCTCAAGCAGTTGAATTTAAACAAATATGGAAAGATGAATATCTAAAAACAATTTGTGCATTTGCAAATAGTGAGGGTGGAGTTTTATATATCGGTTTAAATGATGCTGCTGTGGTTTTAGGGATTGAAAATATAGAAGAATTAATAGAAATACTTCCAAATAAAATAAATAATCGTTTGGGATTAGTTGTAGATATTTTTCAAAAAAATTTAGAAAATAAGAATTATTTAGAAATAAAAGTGAATAAAACCTATGCACCAATTTCACACAATGGTAAATTTTATATAAGAAGTGGAAGTAATACCATAGAGTTAAATGGTGGAAATCTTACAAATTTTTTACTCAAAAAGTATGGTAAAACTTGGGACGATGTGGTTGAAGAGAGATTTACTTTAGATGAGATAGATTTAAAAACTATTGAGAAGTTTAAAAAACTAGCAAAAGATAGAGTTCCTGATATAATAAATGAAGATAATTTAGAAGAGCTTTTACGAAAATTAAATTTATATGAGGGAAATTATCTAAAAAGAGCAGCTATTTTGCTTTTCTCTAAAAATCCACAGCAGTATTATATTCAATCACACTCAAAAATAGGAAGATTTTTAAGTGAAACAGATATACAAAGTAGTGATATAGTAGAGGGAAATTTGATAAATCAAGTAGATATGATACTTGATATTTTAAGACTTAAATATCTAAAAGCTTATATCTCTTATGAGGGAGTTCATAGAAGGGAAAAACTAGAATATCCCTATGAAGCTTTAAGAGAAGCAGTTATAAATGCTTTGATTCATAGAGACTATACAAATACCTCAAATTTACAAATAAGAGTTTATGATGATAAACTTGTTCTTTATAATGGTGCAACATTAAATCCTGAAGTTCCAATTGAAAAATTTGATAAACCACATCAATCAAAACCATTTAATCCAACTATGGCATCTGTATTTTACAAGTGTGGATTTATAGAAAACTGGGGAAAAGGAACTATAAATATTATAAATGAATGTTTAGAATATGGTCTTCCAAAACCAACTTTTGAGTATGAGTGGGAGGCTGTTAGAACAACTTTTTATAAAAGAGTTGATAGAAAAACAATAAATGTCGGTATAAATGTCGGTGTAAATGTCGGTGTAAATGTCGGTGTAAATGAAATATATGAGTATATAAAACAAAATCAACCTATAAGAGCAAAGGCAATATCAAATTATTTTCCACAAATAACACAGAGAACGATAGAAAGATACATTAAACAACTTAAAGATGAAAATAAAATAGAATTTAGAGGAATACCAAAAACAGGAGGATATTTTGCAAAATAG
- the pseF gene encoding pseudaminic acid cytidylyltransferase, whose translation MQNSCVAIIPARGGSKRIPRKNIKDFFGKPLIAYSIEVALKSNLFDKVIVSTDDEEIAQISKKYGATVPFLRPKKLSDDFTGTGAVVNHALEYLKSVGEDYDFICTIYATAPFLDEKYLIEGFEKLKKSNAKSAFSGTSMPFPIQRTFKITQDERCEMFWPENFMKRSQDLEEAYQDAGQFYWTNLNIKSDEIIFGKDSVPIILPRYLVQDIDTFEDWVRAEYMYEAILKSGSK comes from the coding sequence TTGCAAAATAGTTGTGTTGCAATAATTCCAGCAAGAGGTGGAAGTAAAAGAATTCCTAGAAAAAATATAAAAGATTTTTTTGGAAAACCTTTGATAGCTTACAGCATAGAAGTTGCTTTAAAATCAAATCTTTTTGATAAAGTTATTGTTTCAACCGATGATGAAGAAATTGCACAAATTTCAAAAAAATATGGTGCAACTGTACCTTTTTTACGTCCTAAAAAGTTGAGTGATGACTTTACAGGAACAGGTGCAGTTGTAAATCATGCTTTAGAGTATTTAAAAAGTGTTGGTGAAGACTACGATTTTATTTGTACTATTTATGCAACAGCACCTTTTTTAGATGAAAAATATTTGATTGAAGGTTTTGAAAAACTAAAAAAATCAAATGCAAAAAGTGCTTTTTCAGGTACATCTATGCCATTTCCAATTCAAAGAACTTTTAAAATCACGCAAGATGAAAGATGTGAAATGTTTTGGCCTGAAAATTTTATGAAACGTAGTCAAGACCTAGAAGAAGCTTATCAAGATGCTGGGCAGTTTTATTGGACGAATTTAAATATCAAATCAGATGAGATTATTTTTGGAAAAGATTCTGTACCTATAATATTACCACGATACTTGGTACAGGACATAGATACATTTGAAGATTGGGTAAGAGCTGAATATATGTATGAAGCTATTTTAAAATCAGGAAGCAAGTAG
- the pseC gene encoding UDP-4-amino-4,6-dideoxy-N-acetyl-beta-L-altrosamine transaminase: protein MNFIPYGKQTISENDIEAVVEVLKSDFLTTGPKVKEFEEKIASYCNAKYCVAVSNGTVALHLASIVLLNENDKVLTTPNSFLATSNSILYVNAKPIFVDIKEDGNIDLDLCEEELKKDSSIKAIYVVHFSGNPVNQLKLKYLKEKYNIKILEDCAHSIGASFEGIKAGSCTNSDCSIFSFHPVKHITTGEGGAITTNSKEIYEKLLLLRGHGMSPRADIAPWHYDMVELGFNYRLTDISCALGLSQLKKLDSFLYLRRSIAKRYDDFFSKTDFIIPLYEFTNNSAYHLYVIKIDFEKFNIDKKELVLKMRESNIGLQLHYIPINKQPYYKNLGFGNEITPVMDEYYKKAISLPIYPNLSHEEQNYVCEKILEILK from the coding sequence ATGAATTTTATACCTTATGGAAAACAGACAATTAGTGAAAATGATATTGAAGCTGTTGTTGAAGTTTTAAAATCTGATTTTTTGACAACAGGTCCAAAAGTAAAAGAGTTTGAAGAAAAAATCGCTTCTTATTGCAACGCAAAATATTGTGTTGCTGTATCAAATGGAACAGTAGCTCTTCATTTAGCTTCAATAGTTTTATTAAATGAAAATGATAAAGTATTAACAACTCCAAACTCTTTTTTAGCAACTTCAAACTCTATTTTATATGTTAATGCAAAACCTATTTTTGTTGATATTAAAGAAGATGGAAATATAGATTTAGATTTGTGTGAAGAAGAACTTAAGAAAGATTCTTCAATAAAAGCAATTTATGTTGTTCATTTTTCTGGGAATCCTGTAAATCAACTAAAATTAAAATATTTAAAAGAAAAATATAATATTAAAATATTAGAAGATTGTGCTCATAGTATAGGTGCAAGTTTTGAAGGTATAAAAGCAGGGAGCTGCACTAACAGTGATTGTTCAATATTCTCTTTTCATCCTGTTAAACATATAACAACTGGTGAGGGTGGTGCAATTACTACAAATTCAAAAGAGATTTATGAAAAACTTCTTCTTTTAAGGGGACATGGTATGAGTCCAAGAGCTGATATTGCTCCTTGGCATTATGATATGGTTGAACTTGGATTTAATTATAGATTAACAGATATTTCATGTGCCTTGGGTTTATCTCAATTAAAAAAACTTGATAGCTTTTTATATCTTAGACGTTCTATTGCAAAAAGATATGATGATTTTTTTTCAAAAACAGATTTTATAATTCCTCTTTATGAATTTACAAATAATAGTGCTTATCATTTATATGTAATAAAAATAGATTTTGAAAAATTTAATATAGATAAAAAAGAGTTAGTTTTAAAAATGAGAGAAAGTAATATCGGTTTACAACTTCATTATATTCCTATAAACAAACAACCATATTATAAAAATTTAGGGTTTGGAAATGAAATCACTCCTGTTATGGATGAATATTATAAAAAAGCTATAAGTTTACCTATTTATCCAAATTTATCCCATGAAGAACAAAATTATGTTTGTGAAAAAATATTGGAAATCTTAAAGTGA
- the pseB gene encoding UDP-N-acetylglucosamine 4,6-dehydratase (inverting) — protein MFNDKNILITGGTGSFGKKYTKILLENYKPNKIIIYSRDELKQYDMSQEFDDKCMRYFIGDVRDADRLKKAMRDVDFVIHAAALKHVPIAEYNPMECIKTNIYGAQNVIDAALENGVSKIIALSTDKAANPVNLYGATKLASDKLFVAANNLVGTQDTQFSVVRYGNVIGSRGSVVPYFQKLISEGSAFLPITDEKMTRFMITLEDGVNFVLKNFERMQGGEIFVPKIPSMKIVDLADAMAPSLERKIIGIRPGEKLHEIMCPADDSHLTFEFDDHFVIAPTITFTKRRDYDHNILEELGKKVAQGFEYNSGNNKEWLEKEELIKLIKEI, from the coding sequence ATGTTTAATGATAAAAATATCTTAATAACTGGTGGAACAGGTAGTTTTGGTAAAAAATATACAAAAATTTTGCTAGAAAATTATAAACCAAATAAAATTATAATTTATTCAAGAGACGAACTTAAACAATATGATATGTCACAAGAATTTGATGATAAATGTATGAGATATTTCATTGGGGATGTAAGAGATGCTGATAGATTAAAAAAAGCTATGAGAGATGTGGATTTTGTTATTCATGCAGCAGCACTTAAACATGTACCAATTGCTGAATATAATCCAATGGAGTGTATAAAAACAAATATTTATGGTGCTCAAAATGTAATTGATGCTGCACTAGAAAATGGAGTTTCAAAAATAATTGCACTTTCAACTGATAAAGCTGCAAATCCTGTGAATCTTTATGGTGCTACAAAATTAGCTTCTGATAAACTTTTTGTTGCAGCAAATAATCTTGTTGGAACTCAAGATACTCAGTTTTCAGTTGTAAGATATGGAAATGTTATAGGTAGTAGGGGATCAGTTGTTCCTTATTTTCAAAAACTTATTAGTGAAGGAAGTGCTTTTTTACCAATTACTGATGAGAAAATGACAAGATTTATGATTACACTTGAAGATGGCGTAAATTTTGTACTTAAAAATTTTGAGAGAATGCAAGGTGGAGAGATTTTTGTACCAAAAATTCCATCTATGAAAATAGTTGATTTAGCAGATGCTATGGCTCCTTCTTTAGAAAGAAAAATAATTGGAATTAGACCTGGCGAAAAACTTCATGAAATTATGTGTCCTGCTGATGATAGTCATTTAACTTTTGAATTTGATGACCATTTTGTAATAGCTCCAACTATTACTTTTACAAAAAGAAGAGATTATGATCATAATATTCTTGAAGAATTAGGTAAAAAAGTAGCTCAAGGATTTGAATATAACTCTGGAAATAATAAAGAGTGGTTAGAAAAAGAAGAGTTAATAAAACTAATAAAAGAGATATAA